Proteins encoded within one genomic window of Oryza brachyantha chromosome 7, ObraRS2, whole genome shotgun sequence:
- the LOC102711550 gene encoding WUSCHEL-related homeobox 11 codes for MDGGHSPDRHATAAAGEPVRSRWTPKPEQILILESIFNSGMVNPPKDETVRIRKLLERFGAVGDANVFYWFQNRRSRSRRRQRQLQAQAQAAAAAAAASSGSPPASSCLAPGAGSGSSLGLFAHGAGYSSSSSSSWPPSPPSVGIMGDLDCGGGGGDDLFAISRQMGYMDRGGSSSSAAAGQQQQQLYYSSCQPATMTVFINGVATEVPRGPIDLRSMFGQDVMLVHSTGALLPANDYGILLHSLQMGESYFLVTRSS; via the exons ATGGACGGCGGCCACAGCCCGGACAGgcacgcgacggcggcggcgggggagccgGTGAGGTCGCGGTGGACGCCGAAGCCGGAGCAGATACTCATACTCGAGTCCATCTTCAACAGCGGCATGGTGAACCCGCCCAAGGACGAGACCGTCCGCATCCGCAAGCTGCTCGAGCGCttcggcgccgtcggcgacgcCAACGTCTTCTACTGGTTTCAGAACCGCCGGTCGcgctcacgccgccgccagcgccagctgcaggcgcaggcgcaggccgcggcggcggcggccgctgcgTCGTCGGGCTCTCCCCCGGCCTCCTCCTGCCTCGCGCCTGGCGCCGGCTCGGGCTCGTCGCTCGGCCTGTTCGCGCACGGCGCCGGGTAcagctcctcgtcgtcctcgtcgtggccgccgtcgccaccgtcggTGGGGATCATGGGGGACTTggactgcggcggcggcggcggcgacgacctgtTCGCCATCTCGAGGCAGATGGGTTACATGGACCGCGgcggctcctcctcgtcggcggcggccggtcagcagcagcagcagctctaCTACTCGTCGTGCCAACCAG CGACGATGACGGTGTTCATAAACGGGGTGGCGACGGAGGTGCCAAGGGGGCCGATCGATCTGCGGTCGATGTTCGGGCAGGACGTGATGCTGGTGCACTCCACCGGCGCTCTTCTTCCCGCCAACGACTACGGCATCCTCCTCCATTCCCTCCAGATGGGCGAGAGCTACTTCCTG GTCACCAGATCGTCTTGA
- the LOC102711821 gene encoding cyclic dof factor 1-like — translation MAAPLVGSCPCSSSVPMDLAAGAASHRSPDSHVAPPPHPPEMDSCEDAGEMRISEEKPCADQELDTEQTNSSSLNSSSECENQTPSNDEMAGSESKSEAAKTEGDGSSGEKVLKKPDKILPCPRCNSMDTKFCYYNNYNINQPRHFCKSCQRYWTAGGSMRNIPVGAGRRKSKSSTANCRSILIPGSSLAAPAGDASVYQVSINGNQKATSVKFGPDSPLCNSMTSVLKIGEQGKNAKPTSTEEPETQTCKAPATTSDSPRNETVSGHQNGLVGHSGVTPMHPIPCFPGPPFVYPWTPGWNGIPAMAAPVCPAPTDPANSSDGGSTGNVQWSMPPVMPVPGYCGPPIPFPVMPSSVWPFFSPWPNGAWSSPWLGPSCSVPASSPTSTSTACSDNNGSPVLGKHSRDSKPQGDDKVEKNLWIPKTLRIDDPDEAAKSSIWTTLGIEPGDRGMFRPFQSKAGTREQISGAARVLQANPAALSRSHSFQETT, via the exons ATGGCAGCTCCACTTGTCGGATCTTGCCCATGTAGCAGCAGCGTGCCCAtggacctcgccgccggagccgcctCCCATCGCTCGCCGGACTCCCACGTGGCTCCGCCCCCGCACCCGCCAGAGATG GATTCATGTGAGGATGCAGGAGAGATGAGGATCAGTGAAGAAAAGCCATGCGCAGATCAGGAGTTAGACACAGAACAGACGAATAGTTCTAGTCTTAATAGTTCCAGTGAGTGTGAGAACCAAACACCTAGCAATGATGAAATGGCTGGATCGGAGTCCAAATCGGAGGCAGCCAAGACGGAGGGTGACGGATCGAGTGGAGAGAAGGTCCTGAAGAAACCAGACAAGATTCTGCCCTGTCCTCGTTGCAACAGCATGGATACAAAGTTCTGTTACTACAACAACTACAACATTAACCAGCCAAGACATTTTTGCAAGAGTTGTCAGAGATATTGGACGGCAGGTGGAAGCATGAGGAACATCCCTGTCGGTGCCGGTAGGCGCAAGAGTAAGAGCTCCACTGCAAACTGCCGCAGTATATTGATTCCAGGCAGCAGCCTGGCTGCTCCTGCTGGTGATGCTTCCGTCTATCAAGTGTCTATAAATGGAAATCAAAAGGCAACATCAGTTAAATTTGGACCTGATTCCCCTCTCTGCAACTCCATGACATCTGTGCTGAAAATTGGAGAGCAGGGCAAGAATGCCAAGCCGACCTCAACAGAAGAACCCGAAACCCAGACCTGCAAGGCTCCAGCAACAACTTCAGATAGTCCCCGGAATGAAACGGTTAGTGGGCATCAAAATGGACTTGTTGGGCACAGTGGAGTCACTCCCATGCATCCCATACCATGCTTCCCTGGCCCTCCTTTTGTGTACCCATGGACTCCAGGATGGAATGGTATTCCTGCCATGGCAGCACCGGTGTGCCCAGCACCAACTGACCCAGCAAATTCTTCAGACGGTGGAAGCACAGGTAATGTTCAATGGAGCATGCCGCCGGTGATGCCGGTCCCAGGATACTGCGGTCCGCCGATCCCTTTTCCTGTAATGCCATCTTCTGTTTGGCCATTCTTTTCTCCCTGGCCTAATGGTGCATGGAGCTCGCCATGGCTTGGACCCAGTTGCAGCGTGCCGGCATCGTCTCCCACAAGCACTAGTACAGCATGTTCAGACAACAACGGCTCTCCTGTCCTAGGAAAGCACTCCAGGGATTCCAAACCACAAGGAGATGACAAGGTAGAGAAGAACTTGTGGATTCCGAAGACGCTTCGGATCGATGATCCCGATGAAGCTGCAAAGAGCTCAATTTGGACAACTCTTGGCATTGAGCCTGGCGACCGTGGCATGTTCAGACCATTCCAGTCGAAAGCCGGAACCAGAGAGCAGATATCAGGTGCTGCTCGAGTCCTGCAAGCGAATCCAGCAGCTCTATCTCGATCGCATTCTTTCCAGGAGACAACGTGA
- the LOC102718472 gene encoding myb-related protein 1-like isoform X2 — MTGTEQMYHQQQIQSENQHLSSRPVLPPEKQFLLQGGTDSSSGLVLSTDAKPRLKWTSELHERFVDAVTQLGGPDKATPKTIMRLMGIPGLTLYHLKSHLQKYRLSKNLQSQANASRAQGVLGCSAMETDKPCEGNGSPASHLDLEMQTSSSVHISEALQMQIEVQRRLHEQLEVQRHLQLRIEAQGKYLQSVLEKAQEALGTIGVAEAAANTSPSKRLQNEHSHRHQQQQQQQVGDGSVDSCLTACDCDGSHHRGGGGRGGDQDVLSIGLPPFEPARSGRDTEHYLLFPDEPSTRRPCSEERRREIRRDGFNSGSITLQASELDLNINDGSSSGRYHSHRRERIDLNGSGWN, encoded by the exons ATGACTGGAACTGAACAG ATGTATCATCAGCAACAAATTCAGAGTGAAAACCAGCACCTGTCTTCACGGCCAGTTTTACCTCCGGAGAAGCAATTTCTCCTGCAAGGAGGAACGGATTCATCATCAGGGCTTGTCCTCTCAACCGACGCTAAACCTCGGCTCAAATGGACGTCAGAGCTGCATGAGCGTTTTGTCGATGCAGTAACTCAGCTAGGAGGGCCGGACA AGGCTACGCCGAAAACAATCATGAGGCTCATGGGAATTCCTGGATTAACCCTTTACCATCTCAAGAGTCATCTTCAG AAATACCGACTTAGCAAGAATCTTCAATCTCAAGCCAATGCTTCCCGTGCACAAGGTG TGTTAGGATGTAGTGCGATGGAGACAGATAAACCATGTGAAGGAAATGGATCACCAGCTAGTCACTTGGACCTAGAGATGCAGACAAGCAG TTCTGTGCACATAAGCGAAGCCCTCCAGATGCAAATTGAGGTGCAGAGACGACTGCATGAGCAACTAgag gtacAAAGACACCTGCAGCTTCGGATTGAAGCACAAGGCAAGTACCTGCAGTCAGTGCTGGAGAAGGCTCAGGAGGCACTCGGCACCATCGGCGTAGCAGAAGCTGCTGCGAATACCTCACCATCAAAACGCCTCCAGAACGAGCACAGCCATCGCcatcagcaacagcagcagcagcaggtcggcgatgGATCGGTGGACAGCTGCCTGACGGCCTGCGACTGCGATGGCTCGCAtcacagaggaggaggaggaagaggcggcgatCAGGACGTGCTGTCCATTGGCCTGCCGCCGTTTGAGCCGGCAAGATCAGGCAGGGACACGGAGCACTACCTGCTGTTTCCCGACGAGCCGAGCACACGACGACCATGTTCAGAGGAACGGCGGCGAGAGATCAGGAGAGACGGGTTCAACAGCGGCAGCATCACGCTGCAGGCGTCGGAGCTGGACCTCAACATCAACGACggaagcagcagcggcaggtATCACTCTCACAGGCGCGAGAGGATTGACTTGAACGGATCAGGCTGGAACTGA
- the LOC102718472 gene encoding myb-related protein 1-like isoform X3: protein MTGTEQMYHQQQIQSENQHLSSRPVLPPEKQFLLQGGTDSSSGLVLSTDAKPRLKWTSELHERFVDAVTQLGGPDKATPKTIMRLMGIPGLTLYHLKSHLQKYRLSKNLQSQANASRAQVLGCSAMETDKPCEGNGSPASHLDLEMQTSSSSVHISEALQMQIEVQRRLHEQLEVQRHLQLRIEAQGKYLQSVLEKAQEALGTIGVAEAAANTSPSKRLQNEHSHRHQQQQQQQVGDGSVDSCLTACDCDGSHHRGGGGRGGDQDVLSIGLPPFEPARSGRDTEHYLLFPDEPSTRRPCSEERRREIRRDGFNSGSITLQASELDLNINDGSSSGRYHSHRRERIDLNGSGWN, encoded by the exons ATGACTGGAACTGAACAG ATGTATCATCAGCAACAAATTCAGAGTGAAAACCAGCACCTGTCTTCACGGCCAGTTTTACCTCCGGAGAAGCAATTTCTCCTGCAAGGAGGAACGGATTCATCATCAGGGCTTGTCCTCTCAACCGACGCTAAACCTCGGCTCAAATGGACGTCAGAGCTGCATGAGCGTTTTGTCGATGCAGTAACTCAGCTAGGAGGGCCGGACA AGGCTACGCCGAAAACAATCATGAGGCTCATGGGAATTCCTGGATTAACCCTTTACCATCTCAAGAGTCATCTTCAG AAATACCGACTTAGCAAGAATCTTCAATCTCAAGCCAATGCTTCCCGTGCACAAG TGTTAGGATGTAGTGCGATGGAGACAGATAAACCATGTGAAGGAAATGGATCACCAGCTAGTCACTTGGACCTAGAGATGCAGACAAGCAG CAGTTCTGTGCACATAAGCGAAGCCCTCCAGATGCAAATTGAGGTGCAGAGACGACTGCATGAGCAACTAgag gtacAAAGACACCTGCAGCTTCGGATTGAAGCACAAGGCAAGTACCTGCAGTCAGTGCTGGAGAAGGCTCAGGAGGCACTCGGCACCATCGGCGTAGCAGAAGCTGCTGCGAATACCTCACCATCAAAACGCCTCCAGAACGAGCACAGCCATCGCcatcagcaacagcagcagcagcaggtcggcgatgGATCGGTGGACAGCTGCCTGACGGCCTGCGACTGCGATGGCTCGCAtcacagaggaggaggaggaagaggcggcgatCAGGACGTGCTGTCCATTGGCCTGCCGCCGTTTGAGCCGGCAAGATCAGGCAGGGACACGGAGCACTACCTGCTGTTTCCCGACGAGCCGAGCACACGACGACCATGTTCAGAGGAACGGCGGCGAGAGATCAGGAGAGACGGGTTCAACAGCGGCAGCATCACGCTGCAGGCGTCGGAGCTGGACCTCAACATCAACGACggaagcagcagcggcaggtATCACTCTCACAGGCGCGAGAGGATTGACTTGAACGGATCAGGCTGGAACTGA
- the LOC102718472 gene encoding myb-related protein 1-like isoform X1 — translation MTGTEQMYHQQQIQSENQHLSSRPVLPPEKQFLLQGGTDSSSGLVLSTDAKPRLKWTSELHERFVDAVTQLGGPDKATPKTIMRLMGIPGLTLYHLKSHLQKYRLSKNLQSQANASRAQGVLGCSAMETDKPCEGNGSPASHLDLEMQTSSSSVHISEALQMQIEVQRRLHEQLEVQRHLQLRIEAQGKYLQSVLEKAQEALGTIGVAEAAANTSPSKRLQNEHSHRHQQQQQQQVGDGSVDSCLTACDCDGSHHRGGGGRGGDQDVLSIGLPPFEPARSGRDTEHYLLFPDEPSTRRPCSEERRREIRRDGFNSGSITLQASELDLNINDGSSSGRYHSHRRERIDLNGSGWN, via the exons ATGACTGGAACTGAACAG ATGTATCATCAGCAACAAATTCAGAGTGAAAACCAGCACCTGTCTTCACGGCCAGTTTTACCTCCGGAGAAGCAATTTCTCCTGCAAGGAGGAACGGATTCATCATCAGGGCTTGTCCTCTCAACCGACGCTAAACCTCGGCTCAAATGGACGTCAGAGCTGCATGAGCGTTTTGTCGATGCAGTAACTCAGCTAGGAGGGCCGGACA AGGCTACGCCGAAAACAATCATGAGGCTCATGGGAATTCCTGGATTAACCCTTTACCATCTCAAGAGTCATCTTCAG AAATACCGACTTAGCAAGAATCTTCAATCTCAAGCCAATGCTTCCCGTGCACAAGGTG TGTTAGGATGTAGTGCGATGGAGACAGATAAACCATGTGAAGGAAATGGATCACCAGCTAGTCACTTGGACCTAGAGATGCAGACAAGCAG CAGTTCTGTGCACATAAGCGAAGCCCTCCAGATGCAAATTGAGGTGCAGAGACGACTGCATGAGCAACTAgag gtacAAAGACACCTGCAGCTTCGGATTGAAGCACAAGGCAAGTACCTGCAGTCAGTGCTGGAGAAGGCTCAGGAGGCACTCGGCACCATCGGCGTAGCAGAAGCTGCTGCGAATACCTCACCATCAAAACGCCTCCAGAACGAGCACAGCCATCGCcatcagcaacagcagcagcagcaggtcggcgatgGATCGGTGGACAGCTGCCTGACGGCCTGCGACTGCGATGGCTCGCAtcacagaggaggaggaggaagaggcggcgatCAGGACGTGCTGTCCATTGGCCTGCCGCCGTTTGAGCCGGCAAGATCAGGCAGGGACACGGAGCACTACCTGCTGTTTCCCGACGAGCCGAGCACACGACGACCATGTTCAGAGGAACGGCGGCGAGAGATCAGGAGAGACGGGTTCAACAGCGGCAGCATCACGCTGCAGGCGTCGGAGCTGGACCTCAACATCAACGACggaagcagcagcggcaggtATCACTCTCACAGGCGCGAGAGGATTGACTTGAACGGATCAGGCTGGAACTGA
- the LOC102712099 gene encoding nuclear pore complex protein NUP214: MAPPHELDLSDEVEGEEEGTTDFVFRLAGDPIPLLPTTSSPLPLFDLQSPPSRPLTVSDRHGAVFLAHPNGFMAARTKALIEASKEAREKGKGSTRCAQDCCVADIPLPGVSFLELSRDESVLAACAGNVMHFFSASSLLTDKDAEPLSTCTMEGSNTIKDFKWLNQASKAFIVLLKDGLLSQGSLGEGLKDAIENVDAVDCCKEGTHIVLSKKNVLNILSSDLKEMCCMSLLFQLWSDDNDSEDASIKVDSIGWVRDDSIVVGCVKLNEEGNEEGYLVQVIRSSGNTFFENSDKPVVFTYVDFFRGIMDDVLPPGAGPNLLLGFLHRWDLMVASNRKSIDEHISLLKWSSATDDEKSVVYLEMLEDKYSPRIDLQENGDDNVTLGFGVENVSLYQKITVTVGPEQKEVAPQHVLLYLTGEGKLNIYFLARISDPSELTQMKLSAAIEDSNVKKLISPATVSGKEFTPSVTSSLGRSILTESGAELSSAQPDRDQHGSTDVKNISPVSKTKEIVASPLAPASLAPASNMKPGISFSFPTVNTVGMNTAGSNTSSEFVSSCQQSSSSTFINNQLGKGNVGSTQPVGALGGSQNSKKDGGLNFKSLKFSSDGSTLVKSGERSESGFGSHPLQSSYTTDKKIPSSVGLSSEPLPSISPIKPSSAGPSSTGFRTGNIEAFPTSRGSPLPQESIDKSHNRTHAAVDYSKNFKSGTMLDTEQDLSKKFYSINDMAKELDTLLAYIEKDGGFRDACITFQERPLSMFEGDLQNFLELLQIFKNKIVEQCSRAENLRNKMFQVSARQAYMKGIVDQSSDTQYWDIWNRQKLSPEFEVKRQNILKANQNLTNQLVELERHFNNLEMNKFGETGRIASSRRAIYSNKSRSSQMQLSSVYNALNSQLAAAEQLSDCLTKQISALNISSPSTKRGAVAKELFESIGLDHKMDASKFSGGTPSNSVKRYPSTREHITSILGPSKSAEPETARRRRESLDRSLASLEPQKTTVKRIAQQQRLKISSDLPFRSNKKIFDSQMAAISQEKSSGSPTSSIVESYANKLHYPSEVLHEKTKPSSAQHNTLFKWVKESAGPSQGPQHKYPDLTGQLKSSDQPPKLAPSSPLSFSYSHKDVRENISSSNVSSSGTTHTVPKPSTLTFKTTIIPKTNSSTLPDMSPSMMGSKFSQSPLSVKTLSGDSGGVSSMITKNRQGGQAVPSAGSTKGLDVSPQSVGGAFRDLNKPLSPEPSKSALLQGKTVQLSKITDTVQIPAKGKPEVAFQPPAFSPTPVAQSSPYSIKTAAPSSATSSSSTMKEAATKISDALSPTVPSVFPPKESMPEPSSPLPDSPISSSLPSIPTPVKESSTGLNKIVSMPEVGTSEVTGTTVSASTSSSIPITEGKPPSIPETNGSLPSVPISAPEVAPAATESIVVTSTGKDVGPNNLSSDEDDMEEEVPSASSDLNLAALGGFGLGSVPSSSPQKSNPFGNSFTTSDNKSSGSSFTLTTSPGQLFRPASLSIPSSQQAQSSQSASSTTFSSAFSSGLSGFGQPVQIGSGQQSGFGQPAQIGAGQQSGFGQPAQSQSGFGQPAQVGVAQQSGFGQPAQIGAAQQSGFGQHAQFGAQQALGSVLGSFGQSRQLGSFGAGGFGGFASASTSGGFASLSSSSSGFAGGATGGSFSAAAAPAGGGFAAAAGPAGGGFAALASKGGGFASAASSGGGFGGATQGSAFSSGGFGAFGGNQGSGFSAFAGSGSAGSGGPPANLLTQMRK, encoded by the exons atggcgccgccgcatGAGCTGGACCTCTCCGACGAGGTcgagggagaggaagaaggcaCCACCGACTTCGTATTCCGCCTCGCCGGTGACCccatccccctcctccctACCACCTCCTCGCCTCTCCCGCTCTTCGACCTCCAGTCGCCTCCCTCGCGGCCGCTCACCGTCTCCGACCGCCACGGCGCTGTCTTCCTCGCCCACCCTAATG GGTTTATGGCTGCGAGGACCAAGGCGTTGATCGAAGCTAGCAAGGAGGCACGAGAGAAGGGCAAGGGGAGCACCCGCTGCGCGCAGGACTGCTGCGTCGCGGACATTCCTCTTCCCGGGGTCTCCTTCCTCGAGCTCTCCCGTGATGAATCGGTGTTAGCTGCCTGCGCTGGCAATGTGATGCACTTCTTCTCGGCTTCTTCCCTGCTCACCGACAAG GATGCAGAACCATTGTCAACATGTACCATGGAAGGATCCAACACTATTAAAGATTTTAAGTGGCTAAATCAGGCCTCCAAAGCCTTTATTGTACTCTTGAAAGACGGGTTGCTGTCTCAAGGAAGTTTGGGGGAAGGTCTTAAGGATGCAATTGAAAATGTTGATGCTG TTGACTGCTGCAAGGAAGGGACTCACATTgttctttcaaaaaagaatGTTCTTAACATATTGTCGTCAGATCTTAAGGAAATGTGTTGCATGTCCCTCTTGTTCCAGCTATGGTCTGATGATAATGATTCAGAAGATGCTAGCATCAAAG tGGATTCAATTGGATGGGTGCGCGATGACAGTATTGTTGTTGGTTGTGTAAAATTGAATGAAGAAGGCAATGAAGAGGGTTACCTTGTCCAAGTTATAAGAAGCTCTGGAAACACATTTTTTGAG AACTCAGACAAGCCAGTTGTTTTCACCTATGTGGATTTTTTCCGAGGAATCATGGATGATGTTTTACCACCTGGAGCTGGACCTAATCTGTTACTGGGCTTTCTGCATCGCTG GGATCTAATGGTGGCTTCCAATAGAAAGAGCATTGACGAACACATTTCACTCTTGAAATGGTCATCTGCAACTGATGACGAAAAATCCGTAGTATATCTTGAGATGTTGGAGGATAAATATAGTCCTAGGATTGACCTACAAG AGAATGGTGATGACAATGTTACATTGGGGTTTGGTGTCGAGAATGTGTCATTATATCAGAAGATCACTGTAACAGTTGGTCCTGAACAAAAGGAGGTTGCTCCTCAACATGTTCTACTTTATCTGACTGGTGAAGGGaaattgaatatatattttcttgccAG AATTTCTGATCCTTCTGAATTGACTCAAATGAAGCTATCTGCGGCTATTGAAGATAGCAATGTGAAGAAACTAATTTCACCTGCAACTGTTTCTGGAAAAGAGTTTACTCCAAGTGTTACCAGTTCATTGGGCAGGAGTATTCTCACAGAAAGTGGGGCTGAGCTTTCTAGTGCACAACCAG ATAGAGACCAGCATGGATCAACAGATGTGAAAAACATTTCTCCAGTTTCAAAAACCAAGGAAATAGTGGCTTCCCCACTTGCACCTGCCTCCTTAGCACCAGCAAGCAACATGAAGCCTGGAATATCTTTCAGCTTTCCTACTGTTAATACCGTAGGTATGAATACAGCAGGAAGCAACACATCTAGTGAATTTGTTTCTTCTTGTCAACAAAGCAGCAGTAGCACTTTCATAAATAACCAACTTGGTAAAGGAAACGTCGGTTCCACCCAACCGGTGGGAGCACTCGGGGGATCTCAGAACTCAAAGAAAGATGGTGgccttaattttaaatcattgAAGTTCAGTTCTGATGGATCCACCCTGGTTAAGTCTGGAGAAAGGAGTGAAAGTGGTTTTGGAAGTCACCCACTGCAAAGCAGCTATACTACTGATAAGAAAATTCCTAGTTCAGTTGGCTTAAGTTCTGAACCATTGCCATCAATTTCTCCAATAAAACCTTCCTCAGCTGGACCTTCATCCACTGGCTTTCGTACAGGAAATATTGAAGCATTTCCTACCTCACGTGGATCACCTCTACCACAGGAAAGCATTGACAAATCACATAACAGAACACATGCAGCAGTGGACTATTCTAAAAATTTCAAGTCAGGCACAATGCTCGATACTGAACAagatttgtctaaaaaattttacagt ATTAATGATATGGCCAAGGAGCTAGATACACTCCTAGCATACATAGAGAAGGATGGTGGTTTCAGAGATGCCTGCATAACCTTCCAGGAACGCCCTCTTTCTATGTTTGAGGGtgatttgcaaaattttctgGAACTGTTGCAGATCTTTAAg AACAAGATAGTAGAACAGTGTTCAAGAGCTGAAAACCTGCGGAATAAGATGTTTCAAG TCTCTGCTAGGCAAGCTTACATGAAAGGAATTGTGGATCAATCTTCAGATACCCAGTACTGGGACATATGGAACCGTCAGAAATTGAGTCCAGAATTTGAAGTGAAGAGGCAGAATATTCTCAAAGCTAACCAG AATTTGACAAACCAGCTGGTAGAGCTGGAGAGGCATTTCAATAATCTGGAGATGAACAAATTCGGAGAAACAGGAAGAATTGCTTCTAGTCGCAGAGCTATTTATTCTAATAAGTCACGGTCTAG TCAGATGCAACTATCTAGTGTGTACAATGCGCTGAATTCACAATTAGCAGCAGCTGAACAACTGTCAGATTGTCTCACAAAACAAATATCTGCACTAAATATAAGCTCTCCTTCTACAAAACGAGGGGCAGTGGCCAAAGAGTTGTTTGAATCAATTGGTCTAGATCACAAGATGGATGCATCCAAATTTTCAGGTGGTACTCCTTCCAATTCAGTGAAGAGATATCCATCAACAAGAGAACACATAACTAGCATATTAGGGCCTTCCAAGAGTGCTGAGCCTGAGActgcaaggaggaggagagagtcGCTGGATAGG agCCTGGCTAGTTTGGAGCCTCAGAAAACTACTGTTAAAAGAATAGCGCAACAACAGCGCCTCAAGATCAGCAGTGACCTGCCATTCAggtcaaataagaaaatatttgattcCCAGATGGCGGCTATCTCCCAGGAGAAATCTAGTGGTAGCCCCACTTCTTCCATAGTAGAATCATATGCAAACAAGCTGCATTATCCAAGTGAAG TGCTGCATGAGAAAACAAAACCGTCAAGTGCCCAGCACAACACATTGTTCAAATGGGTAAAAGAGTCAGCTGGACCATCTCAAGGCCCTCAGCATAAGTATCCTGACTTAACAGGGCAGCTGAAAAGCTCTGACCAGCCACCAAAGTTAGCGCCATCTTCACCATTGTCATTCAGTTATTCACATAAGGATGTCCGGGAGAATATCAGCTCATCCAATGTTTCATCCTCTGGAACAACTCACACTGTACCAAAGCCAAGTACTTTGACCTTTAAAACCACTATCATTCCTAAAACTAATTCCAGTACACTCCCAGATATGTCACCTTCGATGATGGGCTCAAAATTCTCTCAGTCTCCGCTTTCTGTTAAAACTTTATCTGGGGATTCTGGAGGCGTATCTTCCATGATTACAAAGAACAGACAGGGTGGACAGGCAGTGCCATCTGCGGGAAGCACAAAAGGATTGGATGTTTCTCCACAGAGTGTGGGTGGTGCATTTAGAGATCTTAACAAACCATTGTCTCCTGAACCTTCCAAGTCTGCTCTGTTACAAGGGAAGACTGTGCAACTTAGTAAGATTACTGATACAGTGCAGATCCCAGCGAAAGGTAAACCTGAGGTGGCATTTCAACCTCCTGCATTTTCTCCAACACCTGTTGCACAATCCTCTCCATATTCTATTAAGACAGCTGCCCCCTCTTCAGCTACATCATCCTCATCAACTATGAAAGAAGCAGCTACAAAAATTTCAGATGCTTTGTCTCCAACAGTTCCTTCCGTTTTTCCACCAAAGGAATCAATGCCAGAACCTTCATCACCATTACCTGATAGTCCTATATCTAGCTCCCTACCATCTATTCCAACCCCTGTTAAGGAGTCATCAACTGGCTTGAATAAAATTGTATCTATGCCTGAAGTGGGTACATCAGAGGTAACTGGAACAACAGTTTCTGCAAGTACTAGTTCGAGCATACCAATCACTGAAGGCAAGCCTCCATCGATTCCAGAAACTAATGGAAGCTTACCTTCAGTACCTATCTCTGCGCCTGAAGTGGCACCAGCGGCCACAGAATCTATTGTTGTCACTTCCACCGGAAAAGATGTAGGACCAAACAATCTCTCATCAGATGAAGATGATATGGAAGAGGAGGTTCCTTCTGCAAGTTCGGATCTCAACTTGGCTGCCCTTGGTGGTTTTGGTCTTGGGTCTGTGCCTTCTTCAAGTCCTCAAAAGTCCAATCCATTTGGGAACTCATTTACTACCTCTGACAATAAAAGTTCAGGTTCGTCATTTACTCTGACAACTAGTCCAGGACAGCTTTTCCGTCCGGCATCACTGAGTATTCCTTCATCTCAGCAAGCCCAGTCATCCCAATCAGCTAGCTCCACTACATTTTCTAGTGCATTCTCAAGTGGGCTTAGTGGATTCGGGCAGCCTGTACAGATTGGATCAGGGCAGCAGTCTGGGTTTGGGCAGCCTGCACAAATCGGAGCTGGGCAGCAGTCAGGATTTGGTCAGCCAGCACAAAGTCAGTCAGGATTTGGTCAACCAGCACAAGTTGGAGTTGCGCAACAGTCAGGATTTGGGCAGCCTGCGCAAATTGGGGCAGCACAGCAGTCAGGATTTGGGCAGCACGCACAGTTTGGTGCTCAGCAAGCTCTTGGATCTGTCCTAGGTTCTTTTGGACAATCACGCCAATTGGGAAGTTTTGGCGCTGGAGGATTTGGTGGGTTTGCTAGTGCTTCCACTTCTGGGGGCTTTGCTTCTTTATCTTCCAGCAGTTCTGGATTTGCTGGTGGTGCAACAGGTGGTAGCTTttctgcagctgctgctcctgctggtGGAgggtttgctgctgctgctggtccTGCTGGTGGAGGGTTTGCTGCTCTTGCCTCCAAAGGTGGAGGTTTTGCGTCTGCAGCTTCATCTGGTGGCGGTTTTGGAGGTGCAACCCAGGGAAGTGCCTTCAGCAGTG GTGGATTTGGAGCTTTTGGTGGTAATCAAGGGTCTGGCTTCTCGGCATTTGCGGGGAGTGGCTCTGCTGGATCTGGAGGACCCCCAGCTAATCTTTTGACACAGATGAGAAAATAG